From one Conyzicola nivalis genomic stretch:
- a CDS encoding Lrp/AsnC family transcriptional regulator: MSTSSGENSDSDARVGPGRENLRRYEPLDDIDLTLVRLLRDDARISNARLAEEAGIAPSTSLTRVRSLIERGVVRGFHADLDPRALGLGLEALISVNIRVGARKAISTFSDEMRRLPEVVQVFFLGGAEDFIIHVATRDTDHARQFVVDNLSAHPSVASTRTSLVFEHHTPGLSTPADPG; this comes from the coding sequence ATGAGCACAAGTTCGGGTGAAAATTCTGATTCGGATGCCAGGGTCGGCCCGGGGCGGGAGAATCTTCGCCGATACGAGCCGCTCGACGACATCGACCTCACGCTCGTGCGTCTGCTGCGCGACGACGCGCGCATCTCCAACGCGCGACTGGCCGAGGAGGCGGGTATCGCGCCGTCGACGAGCCTCACGCGGGTGCGTTCCCTCATCGAGCGCGGTGTCGTGCGCGGGTTCCACGCCGACCTCGACCCGCGGGCGTTGGGGCTCGGGCTCGAGGCGCTCATCAGCGTTAACATCCGGGTCGGGGCACGCAAGGCGATCTCGACCTTCTCCGACGAGATGCGGCGGCTGCCCGAGGTGGTGCAGGTGTTCTTCCTCGGCGGGGCGGAGGACTTCATCATCCACGTGGCCACCCGGGATACCGATCACGCGCGTCAGTTCGTGGTCGACAACCTCTCGGCGCATCCGTCGGTCGCCTCGACCCGGACCAGCCTGGTCTTCGAACACCACACCCCGGGCCTCAGTACCCCCGCCGATCCGGGATAA
- the lspA gene encoding signal peptidase II translates to MSTDTPPARTPRRYFWFVLVIALVVIVIDQASKWWAEMALGDGEVIPVIGDLIRFQLVYNPGAAFSIGEGFTWIFTILAAAAVVFIVWYARRASSIGLTLTLGLLLGGAATHLGDRLFRDPAFARGHVVDFIAYGNLFIGNIADIAIFAGAVMLVVLTVRGARADERATPDDAA, encoded by the coding sequence GTGAGCACCGACACCCCTCCCGCCCGAACGCCGCGCCGCTACTTCTGGTTCGTGCTGGTCATCGCTCTGGTGGTCATCGTGATCGACCAGGCGAGCAAGTGGTGGGCCGAAATGGCGCTCGGCGACGGCGAGGTGATCCCGGTGATCGGCGACCTCATCCGCTTCCAGCTCGTCTACAACCCGGGCGCCGCGTTCTCCATCGGCGAGGGGTTCACCTGGATCTTCACGATCCTCGCGGCCGCGGCCGTGGTCTTCATCGTCTGGTACGCCCGCCGCGCCAGTTCGATCGGCCTCACTCTGACCCTCGGCCTGCTGCTCGGCGGCGCGGCGACGCACCTCGGCGACCGGCTCTTCCGCGATCCGGCCTTCGCGCGCGGACACGTCGTCGACTTCATCGCGTACGGCAACCTCTTCATCGGCAACATCGCCGACATAGCGATCTTCGCCGGCGCCGTCATGCTGGTCGTGCTCACGGTGCGGGGCGCCCGAGCCGACGAGCGTGCCACCCCCGACGACGCCGCTTAG
- a CDS encoding LacI family DNA-binding transcriptional regulator: MSTSQSRRLPPTLEEVAAAAGVSRSTVSRVVNGSTRVSPEVLANVTRAIDELHYVPNRMARSLANRQTMAIALVVPEETTRFFGDPYFASIVDGIARALRPSDYVLNLQFASPGALSEKTVRYLLGGNVDGALVVSHHSGNHFLASLGHSLPVVFGGRPLHPDEQPSHYVDVDNVAAADMGTRYLIDQGRQRIATITGSADMPAGIDREAGWQRAMERAGLRTDLVARGDFSMASGARCMRSLLDRSPGLDAVFVASDLMATGAVSVLRERGRAIPSDVAVVGFDDSPVAIGGEVELTTVFQPSVEMGEAMAHMLLAMLRGEEPEPVQIMPTRMVVRESA; the protein is encoded by the coding sequence ATGAGCACCTCCCAGTCGCGACGGCTCCCGCCGACGCTCGAAGAAGTCGCCGCGGCGGCGGGCGTCTCGCGGTCGACGGTGTCGCGCGTGGTCAACGGGTCGACCAGGGTGAGCCCCGAGGTGCTCGCGAACGTCACGCGCGCGATCGACGAGCTGCACTACGTGCCCAACCGGATGGCCCGATCGCTGGCCAACCGACAGACGATGGCGATCGCACTCGTCGTGCCCGAGGAGACCACGCGGTTCTTCGGCGACCCGTACTTCGCCTCGATCGTCGACGGCATCGCCCGCGCCCTGCGTCCCAGTGACTACGTGCTCAACCTGCAGTTCGCGAGCCCGGGCGCCCTGTCGGAGAAGACCGTGCGCTACCTGCTCGGCGGCAACGTCGACGGTGCGCTCGTGGTGTCGCACCACTCGGGCAACCACTTCCTCGCCAGCCTCGGCCACAGCCTGCCCGTCGTCTTCGGCGGCCGCCCGCTGCACCCCGACGAGCAGCCGAGCCACTACGTCGACGTCGACAACGTGGCCGCCGCCGACATGGGCACCCGCTACCTGATCGACCAGGGCCGCCAGCGCATCGCGACGATCACCGGTTCCGCCGACATGCCCGCCGGCATCGACCGCGAGGCCGGCTGGCAGCGCGCGATGGAACGAGCGGGGCTGCGCACCGACCTGGTCGCTCGCGGTGACTTCTCGATGGCCAGCGGGGCGCGCTGCATGCGCTCGCTGCTCGACCGGTCGCCGGGTCTCGACGCCGTGTTCGTCGCGAGCGACCTCATGGCCACCGGAGCCGTGTCGGTGCTGCGCGAACGCGGGCGGGCGATCCCGAGCGACGTCGCCGTCGTCGGCTTCGACGACAGCCCGGTCGCGATCGGCGGCGAGGTGGAGCTGACCACTGTCTTCCAGCCCTCGGTCGAGATGGGCGAGGCGATGGCGCACATGCTGCTGGCGATGCTGCGCGGCGAAGAGCCGGAGCCCGTGCAGATCATGCCGACCCGCATGGTGGTGCGGGAGAGCGCCTAA
- a CDS encoding GH1 family beta-glucosidase, with translation MTVPHPFPADFLFGAATAAYQIEGAAHEDGRTDSIWDAFARLPGAVVDGHDGEVACDHYHRYESDVAMMADLGLQTYRFSTSWSRIRPDGGPVNPKGLDFYSRLVDSLLEKNIKPWLTLYHWDLPQALEEKGGWANRDTALRFAEYAVDVHAALGDRVENFTTLNEPWCSSFLSYIGGEHAPGRQDTEAGLAAGHHLLLAHGLAVRELRALDPNLGLGITLNLTVADPVDPADEGDVDAARRIDGQFNRFFLDPIFRGEYPADVLDDLAGLGLEKYIEPGDLDIISTPIDALGVNYYHGEALTVHPVEQEMSTAAPSERPKRSPFPAPEGIYWKLRDLPLTAMGWEVQPEGLTRLLHRINDEYTGSTVKLYVTENGAAYDDVVAPDGAVHDAQRAEFLRLHLGAIQDAIDEGVDVYGYFYWSLMDNYEWAWGYHKRFGIVRVDYDTQQRTLKDSALEYQRIIANRSL, from the coding sequence GTGACCGTGCCTCATCCCTTTCCCGCAGACTTCCTCTTCGGCGCGGCGACCGCCGCGTACCAGATAGAGGGTGCCGCCCACGAAGACGGACGCACCGACTCCATCTGGGACGCCTTCGCCCGGCTGCCCGGCGCCGTCGTCGACGGACACGACGGAGAGGTGGCCTGCGACCACTACCACCGCTACGAATCCGACGTGGCGATGATGGCCGACCTGGGTCTGCAGACGTACCGTTTCTCGACATCATGGTCGCGCATCCGGCCCGACGGCGGCCCCGTCAACCCGAAGGGCCTCGACTTCTATTCGCGCCTCGTCGACTCGCTGCTCGAGAAGAACATCAAGCCCTGGCTGACCCTCTACCACTGGGACCTCCCGCAGGCCCTCGAGGAGAAGGGCGGTTGGGCGAACCGCGACACCGCGCTGCGCTTCGCCGAGTACGCCGTCGACGTGCACGCCGCGCTCGGCGATCGGGTCGAGAACTTCACCACCCTCAACGAGCCGTGGTGCTCGTCGTTCCTCAGCTACATCGGCGGCGAGCACGCGCCGGGTCGCCAGGACACCGAGGCCGGCCTCGCCGCCGGTCACCACCTGCTGCTCGCGCACGGACTCGCGGTGCGCGAGTTGCGCGCGCTCGACCCGAACCTCGGTCTCGGCATCACCCTGAACCTGACCGTGGCCGACCCGGTGGACCCCGCCGACGAGGGCGACGTCGACGCCGCCCGCCGCATCGACGGCCAGTTCAACCGGTTCTTCCTCGACCCGATCTTCCGCGGCGAGTACCCCGCCGACGTGCTCGACGACCTCGCCGGGCTGGGACTCGAGAAGTACATCGAGCCGGGCGACCTCGACATCATCTCGACACCGATCGACGCGCTCGGCGTGAACTACTACCACGGCGAGGCGCTCACGGTTCATCCCGTCGAACAGGAGATGTCGACCGCCGCGCCGTCGGAGCGCCCGAAGCGGTCGCCGTTCCCCGCGCCCGAGGGCATCTACTGGAAGCTGCGCGACCTGCCGCTCACCGCGATGGGCTGGGAGGTGCAGCCCGAGGGGCTGACCCGCCTGCTGCACCGCATCAACGACGAATACACGGGCAGCACCGTCAAGCTCTACGTCACCGAGAACGGCGCGGCCTACGACGATGTGGTCGCACCGGACGGCGCCGTTCACGACGCGCAGCGGGCGGAGTTCTTGCGCCTCCACCTTGGTGCGATCCAGGACGCCATCGACGAGGGCGTCGACGTCTACGGCTACTTCTACTGGTCGCTCATGGACAACTACGAGTGGGCGTGGGGATACCACAAGCGGTTCGGCATCGTGCGGGTCGACTACGACACCCAGCAGCGCACGCTCAAGGACAGCGCCCTCGAGTACCAGCGCATCATCGCGAACCGCTCTTTGTAG